The Buteo buteo chromosome 5, bButBut1.hap1.1, whole genome shotgun sequence DNA segment GTGTGGGTCGTCTCCCTCGTCCAGCATAACCAGTGGCATATGGGAGAAATCACGTGCAAGATAACTCACCTTATATTTTCTATCAACTTGTACAGCAGCATCTTCTTCCTGGCTTGCATGAGTGTGGACCGCTACCTCTCAGTTGCCTATTTCACCAATTCCAGCAATCGCAAGAAGAAGATAATCCGCCGCTGCATCTGCATCTTAGTGTGGCTTCTTGCCTTCTCTGCATCTCTCCCAGACACCTATTATCTCAAGACGGTCTCTTCCAACAATGAAACCTATTGCCGTCCTGTCTATCCAGAGGAGAGCTTCAAAGAGTGGTTGATTGGAATGGAGCTCATCTCCATCGTGCTGGGCTTTCTTATTCCTTTTCCCATCATTGCtgtcttttatttcctccttgcGAAGACCATCTCCACCTCCAGTGACCAAGAGAGGAAGAGCAATGGGAAGATAATTTTCTCCTATGTTGTCGTGTTTCTTGTCTGCTGGCTGCCCTACCATGTAGCTGTCCTTCTTGACATCTTCTATAGCCTTCATTTCATACCTTTCAGTTGTCAGATGGAGAACTTCTTATATGCTACTCTTCACATCACTCAGTGTTTTTCTCTAGTCCATTGCTGCGTCAACCCCATCCTGTACAGCTTCATTAACCGCAACTACAGATATGAGCTCATGAAAGCCTTTATTTTCAAGTACTCTGCCAAAACTGGTCTCACTAAACTTATTGATGCTTCCAGAGTGTCGGAAGCAGAATACTCTGCGCTGGAGCAGAATGCCAAATGACTGCAACCCCATAAAGAAACCTCCTTGACTCTCTGACCTTTGTTTTTTGCgtgttgtgggattttttttgtttgtttgtttttttgttactccccctcccttttcccaGTGCTTGTTATGAACGGGGCATGAATTCCAGCCTACAAAAGAGAAATAGCAAACTGTAATTTAAGAGTAGAATTAGGTGCAAAATGGAAGTGGTACCAAAATTAAGCCTTTTGTTGGTGTGTTTTATTTGATCTTCTCCTAGCCCAGTCTGGACTTCTCAACAACGCTATGCAAATGGAAATGACTTTCTAGCAGACAAAGCCATTATGTACCATAGATAACATGCATTTCCAGGATAAGCTTTTTCTTCCGTGTGTAGATTCCCTCTTGTTTCcttatatatgttatatatatagTGTGTTGTATTTAAAAGCTCAAGACTTTATTTTCTGGCTCTTGGTGTACCTTATACAATTGTATTTGaaagttaaatatatttttatcatGTATTTGAAGTATATTGCTGATGAGTGTATCCAGAGTGCTGTAGTCCGAGTGTTAGATTGCCATTTGGTTTCAACTATCGTGGGTAAGAGGATGCCGATAAATAGCAGAATGGAAATGATCTCTTAGGTGCATCCTCCCTGGCTGGCACACTGTATTGACCGTAGCTTTATGTGGTGGTCATACCCACATGTCTGGAGCATGAAATGTATGTAGTGTAATACAGTTACCATCATGTTAAAATTAACAGTATTGTAAGAGTTGTTAACTCCTACACCTGTACTTCACAAAGCTGTAACCTTATGCACAGAGTGAATGATCTTGCTTCTGAAGAGTTGTCTCTATTTGTaagttatttttgtaaaataaagatctggaggaaaaaaaaaagctatgccTACCAGTGGTTTGATTTGCTATCctcctcagaaaataaaaagccagaaaagaagaaatcccAAAGCCACCTTCTCTCCTTTGTTTGGTGCAGGAGCAAACAGGTCAGTCTGTGTTTTCCTGATGTTTGTTGACGGTGGGCAGAAACCATTGAATGGAGGAATATGAGACAGCACTGGCGCGTGGTgagaggggagggggtgggaggagCGGGTTTGTGGAAGGCTGTGCTGTTCAGGAAAGTAAAGCTGATGGATTTATAAGGTGAAAGCTACTGGGAGTGATGAAAGGCTGTGTTTGTAGCTTAGAAATAAACATGTGGAAGGAAAATATGGAAGTATGCAGATAGAGTGGATATTTGGACTAATCTAGGTTCAGTTCTCTATGGTTTTTGCTTGTGATGGAATTTGGGGGTTAGCAGTCCTGACAGCATTAAATCCCTTTTTATCTCTTCTTTGTCATGGTTTGCATTGAATTTGCAATGCAATATTGTCAAAGTGTGGGGCAAGATTCAGCCGCTGCAGGCTGTATGAAGTAGATCTTTAAGCCAGCGAAGCACTTGAATCGTGGTCGTCTTCATCTCAGGACAAGGTAACTAACGTTAAATCAATGATATCTCTCAGCCATCACTGACTTGCTGTTGCTGGTTTGCATGTTTTGCAACTCCAGCACAGTGCTAACTGCTTTGCTGTGAAGGCTATGCTTAAATTCCTATTAAAGCATGCCCTCATCCCTCTGAGATCCCAACAGCCAAACAATTTTGTCATgactgtattttgtttctttctacgTGTTAGCATAACTGCCTCCTCAAAGGTGATCCTATAAAAATAGATGTTTGCCAGCACTGCAAAGTCTACTGTCCCCTCCTTGTACTTGATGTTTCTAAAAAAACACCAGTCCGTACCCAAATAGAGGAGCTGCTTGCAGAGGAGGTATGCCAGCATAAGTGTCACAACATTGCTACATAAGTATAGCCTTTTGTGCTGATGCTTCTAATAAGAGATGGGTATTTTGAGCTTCCCATAAGCCTTTCTTAAGGTACTGCTGAACTGTAAGGGAAGTGCTCCCTCATGCTGATAGTTAGAATTGGAGATGGTGTGTTACTACTGAGAAATTAATGTTCCTGACTTAGCTGGGCATTGCTTCCCATGCCTCAGCATCCATGGGTGCGTGTCCTTGCCAAGGGTGCTGGGTACGGCTCTGGCATCCCACTCCCATGTGCCTGCAGGGTGTTGCTTAGTTTACAGCAGCGTAACTATTTCAGTTCAGGTTCCATCTCAGGCAGTATGTTGTTTTCATCCAATGCTGTAGCTGGTTTGGAGGTTTCAGTCGGCAGAAgctcacaattttttttttctattccccctcccccccccgcagttTGGTACTCACAGCGCGGCATCAGCCCTGGAGATAATCCCGGTTGGTGCTAAGTGTCGGGGAGGTCCTGCAGACCCGGTGCCTAGACCAGACCAATAAAGTCTCCAGACCTCTTCCTTGGGGACGTCAATCGTGGTGGGATGATGCCTTTTCCAAAAGCAGGGTCAGACTGAGAGAGCAGGTAAAGGTCGGGACCGTGACCCTTGCTGTCATCAGCTGTAGCATTGCAcgtgtgggtcctttccagcTCCTCGGATGGGAAGGCCTGGGCCTGAGCACCCACCTTGTCTCCTTGGCCCCTGAAAAGACAGGtggagctgggaggcagcacTGGGGCTTGGGAAAGGGTGCACGAGGTCTGCTCCAGGGATTGGCGCTACGTGTGTGGAGGTGGGCAGCCCCGAGGTGGCTGTGACTCTAAGAAGGGTGGTAGTGGGCAGGTGGTGGGACATCGGTGGAGGGCAAAGCAGTGCAGAGGGACAGAAGGATagagtttgttgttgttgcataTTTCTCATTAGGACTTGTTTTTGTGTAGAAAATTCTCAAAAAACAAACTCTGGCAGAAACATAATAGGAAAAAACATATGTGTATGTTCTAGGAGGCTTTCCTTGTGGCTTTGTGTGACCCAATACCCCAGCTGGTATTTGCCCTGACACCAAAAAAAGACTCCTTGGAGTCTGATATGAGGGAATTTGCCAGCAGATAACAGGTGAGTGAAAATACATGTCCTCAGGTAGATGTGACCATGACTTATAGTGGTTGATGTGATGGCTGCTGTCACCTTGTTTGGCCAAacatcctgaccctgcagctGCGGTGTTATGAAGGGTCCctgcttcctcctgctgcagggctgtggttTTGGGGCAGGACTGGTGGGCTGGCTGCCTGTGCCCAGGGATCTCCCTTGTCCCTCTGACAGCTACAGGTGTACTTAAGGGTTCAGGTCTTGCCTTTGCAAGGAGGTCAAATTCACTATGTTAAggtttcagtggaaaaatgagtaaaaatggAACATaatccatgctggagcaagtcCTGCTTCACTCTTGGGCTTTATGGCTGAAAGCATCCCAGCACTGTCAGACTCCACGTGCCTCAGAGGCAGGCactgagcaaataaaaatacatctgttctgtgagagagaaattatttttttttttttatatatagaaaGCACAGTCCTGCTTTATTGTTACTTAAACACAGATTTCCTTTTATGAGCCATAAATGACATTCAGGTGTAGCACAGTGACTTTAAATCAGCTCCTCTGGCAACCATCTAGATAATGTATTGTAAGAAATGCCTAACTGGCCTGTTTCTGCTTTGGCTAATTCATCGTTTCAATGCTGCTGACTTTAAATACTAGCCTTTCATGAGTTCACTGAGCATAAAAGCCATTTAAAGTTCCTAAGAAGCAAGAAATAACTCAGCTGTGAGCAATATTTAAGCACGTGGCGGCGGCAGCACTGCCAAAGCCAGCTCTTAATCTGTTTCAGAGAGCTTTTTGATGAGAAGAGTTGGGCTGGTGCTTTGAGAAGTGGGGCTCAGTCCCTGTGTGATGGGGTGTGGGGCTAAGCAGGGCATGATGCAGCGGGgatgggttttggggggaacTGATGTGTACAGGGCCCAGGGTTTGCTTTCAGCCTCCCCTGCTCCATTACGGTGTGTGGCTGAAGAGCATCTTTGCCAGAGTCCGCTCTGATTCACACCCCGGATTTACAGTAGGATAATGTTGCTGATTTAAAGGGAGCTATCCAGGATTTACAGGGCTTTTTATAAGTAGGATCAGGAATTTTAGCCATAATCCTGTGCAAATGTATGGGTGTGAGTGCAGATGTGCGCATCTGCATCACTAATGCAATGTAATACCCGTGTACAGCCATAATGCAAAGACTTAATAATAGCAACACAACAGATAATAACGATGtaaatttgcttttgcaaaaggaCTTGCATTACAGGGTTATAATATGATTCAAACCGGGCTCACAAAGATCCTGTGATGGATAATCCAGCTGTAACCCTAAAGCATGTGGCTGACTCTTCTAACACCCACTgtcaagagaaaaatcagttgcCTTCCGTTTTGGTAgttgctgtttgaaaaaaattcacttttttcttgTAAGTCTTGATCTATTTAGTTTTCAGGGATTATGTGGAATACAGGCAAGGCTTTAGCTAAAGGTCTCTATCCCGGAAATGTTAAAACTTCATAGTACCAAAGAGATACAAACATCTGAGTGATGCTACAAATCCAGGGAGACCACTCAATCCTATGGCTAAAATATTGAGCAGGTTGCTCTTCAGCGCTGGGGCAGGATGCTCTTCAACATTGGAGTGAGAGCATCAGAATATGGCCTTTCTGGTTATTTACTTTACCAAGCAGGTATATATCTTTATAAGAAAGTGCTGGGAAACCAGCTGGACCCTTTGCAGATGCCAGTGGGCTTAGCTCGGATGTGAAGTAAAAAATCAGTGCAACTCAACAGGTCCACTTCAACAGAGGGTCTGGGCCGCTGTACGTCGTACACTTCTTGACCTCATCTGGTTTTAAGCCAACTCTGATGATGGATGTTTTTGCCTCTCACCTCTAGgttaggaggggaaaaaaaccaaacccctatCATGTTTGCTGTCTGTACAGTGCTATTTCCAGactaaagaaaaagagttaAGTTACATTTTAACAGAACAGTATCAACAACAGCAAAGGTCAGGAAACTTTTAAGTAAGGTCACCCTATCGATTGCAACAGTGAAAGGACAGACATCAAATACTTCGCCGTGAAAGGCTGAAAAGAAGTAAATTCAGCATGATATATTGAAACCCAAGCCTCTTTCATATGTTGTAGAGCCTCTAACATAGCAGGTTTACTGTTCAAGCTGAGATATGTTGCCTTGCCAACATATATTCTGAGTTACCCAAGCAGATTTAATGTTTTTGCAGTAgtgacttttcccttttttgggggatgcttttctttttcttttcaaaaaattgTTGCAGAAGATTTCAAACCTACCTAGGAAATGACCTTAATCAATTTAGTTCCACTGATGAGTATGAAAACTCAgatctttccttttgctttctctaaACATTGTCTTGCTTGCATTGAGTAGGGTGACCGAGTCACAGCTTGATAGAAAAGTgcggttttgtttgttgttttttttttatccatccAAGTGGCAGCTCTGTTTTGTCCAGAAGGATTGATGTGACTGACAAGTGTTTTGAATTTCTAAGCTCCAAGGTCTCAAAAtgcatgaaaagcaaatgacacacacacaaaaatgtaaaTCTTTGGAAAACAACACcaactacacacacacaaaaaaaccccaaatctgcAAAAGGGTGACAGACGCTGCATTcattcttccccccccctcccctttttctttttaataagtcAGTGTTTCTGGGCCACCTACAGGCACATTTATGTCTTCTGCAGCAGGGAATTGGGATGCACAATAAGCCAAAGTCACGGTCGTCATGCATCAGGGTGGGTCTATCTGCATCTCAGGGTTATGGCTCCCATCGCCACCAGCTCGCCAGGATCTGTTCCCATCAGCTCCGTATCGATCAGGGTGATGCTGTGGGTCTTAGTCCAATGGGCACGTGACACTTGAATATCCTCATTATTTAGGGCTTGGGTTGCAGGAGAGTGAAACCATCAAGCCGGGCTGTGCAAACACAGCTGGAGGCAGTGCCTGACCCACAGAGCTCACGTCCCAGCCCGGTTGAAGGTGGGTAAAGTGGGCTTTGAGATGGGGgagccctgctgctcccagcacttGTCTGGTGTGCATGGGTtggtggggggtcccagcctGCGACTAAGGCCTCCCCTGGCTGTCCCCAAACAGGGTCTGCTTTGGTTTAGGTCTGTGGGATGCTGCTTCCAGAGAGCAGGtgtgagagggaaggaaagtcAGATTTCTGGTCTATGGACCAACGACCTGGCATCTCCCTTCCTCCAGGCACCCCATCACAACCTTGCTGTCACTTGTTGGCCTGGATAATGACTGGGGCAAAGTGGATTTGCTCAGCTCGGGATTATCCACGACAGCCATATGAACCTCCTCTAGAGggcattttaataatttttgccTCCTTTCATCAAGGCCTGGTAAAATATCTGAGACCACACCACCTGAACGTAGGACGTGACTTCATGAAGCAGCTTGTGAGCCCTCTGTGGCCATGCCACGCTCCCTCCAGGCTCTCTTTTTCCATGTGGCCTTGTTCTAAAACCAGTGCAGGATGAAAGGTATGGGAATCCTGCACTGTGTGGAGGATGCTCAGCTCTGGAAGATGTGGTCCGGAGCTCTTGTCTCTAACCTAGCCAACTTGTTCCAATGACTGGCTTGAATTTCAAGGTTGCCCTGTTGCTTTGGTGGGAGGCGGGGGTGGCAGTTTTGTAAAGAAGAGTGGTGATGGAgagaaagtttttcttctcatttcccGTCCCGTCTGGCCCAGTGAATGCGGTGTTTTTGGTTGAGGGGTTTGAAGGAGTGAGGGAGGCAGTCAGTCGGAAACACCGATTCTGCAAGCTCCCAAGAGCCACcggctgctccttcctcttggTTCAGCTCGACCGGTTCATCATGGGCTGAGGTGGCTGCTTTAATGGGAAGTTGGCTGGCGGAGGAGAATCTATACCTTCCCTTTGCAGTGAATCAATAAAAAGCTGGAGTGTTT contains these protein-coding regions:
- the ACKR3 gene encoding atypical chemokine receptor 3, with translation MSALDLTSILDFLETANLTEINWTCNNGDCITVDATTCPGTLNKSALLYTLSFFYIFIFVIGLVANSVVVWVNLQAKMTGYETHLYIFNLAIADLCVVITLPVWVVSLVQHNQWHMGEITCKITHLIFSINLYSSIFFLACMSVDRYLSVAYFTNSSNRKKKIIRRCICILVWLLAFSASLPDTYYLKTVSSNNETYCRPVYPEESFKEWLIGMELISIVLGFLIPFPIIAVFYFLLAKTISTSSDQERKSNGKIIFSYVVVFLVCWLPYHVAVLLDIFYSLHFIPFSCQMENFLYATLHITQCFSLVHCCVNPILYSFINRNYRYELMKAFIFKYSAKTGLTKLIDASRVSEAEYSALEQNAK